A genomic segment from Pistricoccus aurantiacus encodes:
- a CDS encoding rhodanese-related sulfurtransferase encodes MTHTNDSSEIVVAALYKFAALDDFEALREPLRQQMLEHDVKGTLLLAREGINGTVSGTRQGIDALLDWLRADPRLRDLDHKESCCDEHPFYRTKVKLKKEIVTLGIEGVDPNEQVGTYVEPEDWNALIADPEVLVIDTRNAYEVAIGSFEGAIDPRTTSFREFPEHVQAHYDPARHRKVAMFCTGGIRCEKASSFMLREGFEEVYHLKGGVLNYLERVPEEQSLWRGQCFVFDNRVTVRHDLSEGEFEQCHACRIPISPEDQQSEHYVPGVSCPHCWSSLPEKTREGARERQKQIELARKRGEPHPIGRDPRHREIEA; translated from the coding sequence ATGACTCATACCAACGATTCTTCCGAGATCGTCGTCGCGGCGTTGTACAAGTTCGCCGCCCTCGACGACTTCGAGGCTCTGCGCGAGCCGCTGCGCCAGCAGATGCTCGAACACGACGTCAAAGGCACCCTGCTGCTGGCCCGGGAGGGCATCAACGGCACGGTTTCCGGCACTCGCCAAGGTATCGATGCCCTGCTGGACTGGCTGAGAGCCGACCCGCGCCTTCGGGATCTTGATCACAAGGAATCCTGTTGCGACGAACACCCCTTCTATCGCACCAAGGTCAAGCTCAAGAAGGAAATTGTCACCCTGGGCATCGAGGGGGTCGATCCCAATGAGCAGGTCGGCACCTACGTGGAGCCGGAGGACTGGAATGCCCTGATCGCGGACCCGGAGGTGCTGGTGATCGACACCCGCAACGCCTACGAGGTGGCCATCGGCTCCTTCGAAGGCGCCATCGACCCCAGGACCACCTCCTTCCGCGAATTTCCCGAGCATGTGCAGGCGCACTACGACCCGGCCAGGCACAGGAAGGTGGCGATGTTCTGCACCGGCGGCATTCGCTGCGAGAAGGCCTCGAGCTTCATGCTGAGAGAAGGCTTCGAGGAGGTCTATCACCTCAAGGGCGGCGTGCTCAATTATCTGGAGCGGGTGCCGGAAGAGCAGTCCCTGTGGCGCGGCCAGTGCTTCGTCTTCGACAACCGGGTGACGGTACGTCACGACCTGAGCGAAGGAGAGTTCGAGCAGTGCCACGCCTGTCGCATACCGATCTCCCCGGAGGATCAGCAGTCCGAGCATTACGTGCCCGGCGTCAGCTGCCCCCACTGCTGGAGCTCACTGCCCGAAAAGACCCGGGAAGGCGCCCGGGAACGCCAGAAACAGATCGAACTGGCCAGGAAGCGCGGCGAGCCCCACCCTATTGGTCGGGATCCGAGGCATCGGGAAATCGAGGCTTAA
- the serA gene encoding phosphoglycerate dehydrogenase, with amino-acid sequence MAKKSLEKSKIKILLLEGVHQSAVDSFLNAGYTNIEHLATSLDEESLIERIRDVHFVGLRSRTQLTERVFAAAEKLSAVGCFCIGTNQVDLEAALSRGIPVFNAPYSNTRSVAELVLAEAIMLLRGIPEKSARAHQGEWLKTAKNSHEARGKTLGIIGYGNIGAQLSVLAESLGFNVIYYDVVTKLGMGNASQVGSMEELLARADIVTLHVPDLPSTRWLIGKEQIALMKDDGILINASRGSVVVIDDLAEGLREGKLLGAAIDVFPVEPKGADEEFTSPLRGLHNVILTPHIGGSTLEAQENIGVEVAEKLITYSDNGTTITSVNFPEVALPAHPDKHRLLHIHDNVPGVLSEINRVLSENDINISGQYLQTNEKVGYVVVDVDKAYGPQALEALRQVEHTLRLRVLYSETSFQD; translated from the coding sequence ATGGCTAAAAAGTCTCTGGAAAAGAGCAAAATCAAGATCCTGCTGCTGGAAGGCGTTCATCAAAGCGCCGTCGACAGTTTTCTCAACGCGGGCTACACCAATATCGAACATCTGGCCACATCGCTGGACGAGGAATCGCTGATCGAGAGGATTCGCGACGTGCACTTCGTCGGGCTGCGCTCCCGCACTCAGCTCACCGAGCGGGTCTTTGCCGCGGCGGAAAAGTTGAGCGCGGTGGGCTGTTTCTGCATCGGCACCAACCAGGTGGATCTGGAGGCCGCCCTGAGCCGAGGCATACCGGTATTCAACGCGCCTTATTCCAACACCCGCTCCGTCGCGGAACTTGTGCTGGCGGAGGCGATCATGCTGCTGCGAGGCATCCCGGAGAAAAGCGCCCGAGCGCATCAGGGCGAATGGCTGAAGACCGCCAAGAACTCTCACGAAGCGCGGGGCAAGACCCTGGGCATCATCGGCTACGGCAACATTGGCGCCCAGCTCTCCGTACTGGCGGAATCCCTAGGCTTCAACGTGATCTACTACGACGTGGTCACCAAGCTCGGCATGGGCAACGCCAGCCAGGTGGGCAGTATGGAGGAGCTGCTGGCTCGGGCGGATATCGTCACGTTGCATGTGCCGGATCTGCCCTCCACCCGCTGGCTGATCGGCAAGGAGCAGATCGCGCTGATGAAGGACGATGGCATCCTGATCAACGCCTCCCGGGGCAGCGTGGTGGTGATCGACGATCTGGCGGAGGGGCTCAGGGAAGGCAAGCTGCTGGGCGCCGCCATCGACGTCTTTCCGGTGGAGCCCAAGGGCGCCGACGAGGAATTCACCAGTCCCCTGCGCGGTCTGCACAACGTCATCCTGACCCCGCACATCGGTGGCTCGACCCTGGAGGCTCAGGAAAACATCGGCGTCGAGGTCGCCGAAAAGCTGATCACCTATTCCGACAACGGCACCACCATCACCTCGGTCAACTTCCCGGAAGTCGCGCTGCCCGCGCATCCGGACAAGCACCGCCTGCTGCATATCCACGACAACGTGCCCGGGGTGCTCTCCGAGATCAACCGGGTGCTCTCGGAAAACGACATCAACATTTCCGGCCAGTACCTGCAGACCAACGAGAAGGTGGGTTACGTGGTGGTCGACGTGGACAAGGCCTACGGCCCCCAGGCGCTGGAGGCATTGAGGCAGGTGGAACACACCCTGCGCCTGCGGGTGCTGTATTCCGAGACCAGCTTTCAGGATTGA
- a CDS encoding exodeoxyribonuclease VII small subunit: MVEKDSGDKDAAAAVDTRTPRGAGGEGGVEDTPEDFAATLRRLETLVERLESGELSLEASLDAFEQGVRLTRDAQRRLDEAELQVRTLTERADGQLMDKPFSYEEPGR; this comes from the coding sequence ATGGTCGAAAAGGATAGTGGCGACAAGGACGCGGCGGCTGCGGTCGATACAAGAACCCCGCGAGGCGCTGGTGGTGAAGGCGGCGTCGAGGATACGCCGGAGGATTTCGCCGCGACCCTGCGCCGGCTTGAAACTCTGGTAGAGCGGCTGGAGTCCGGCGAGCTGTCCCTGGAAGCGTCCCTTGACGCCTTCGAGCAGGGCGTTCGTCTGACCCGGGACGCCCAGCGTCGCCTGGACGAAGCGGAGCTTCAGGTGCGTACCTTGACGGAGCGCGCGGACGGTCAATTGATGGACAAGCCGTTTTCCTACGAGGAGCCAGGCCGATGA
- the ispA gene encoding (2E,6E)-farnesyl diphosphate synthase codes for MSVETRALPLIEQLERDRQRVNRWLEALFTHRRPPAPRLEQAMQYGVLGGGKRLRPVLVYAAGRVLGANDDELDAPAAAVELIHAYSLVHDDLPAMDDDDLRRGLPTVHKAFDEASGILAGDALQTLAFEALARLKHPRLAAMMTTLASAAGRDGMAAGQALDLEAVGRSLDADALAAMHRYKTGALIRAAVRLGALVAVEVQDPRLAALDDYAAAIGLAFQIQDDILDVIGDTQVLGKISGADAARDKPTYPALLGLEAARTKADGLLQDALAALVPLGESAAPLTNLARYMIERDH; via the coding sequence ATGAGCGTGGAGACTCGAGCGTTGCCGTTGATCGAGCAACTGGAGCGCGATCGTCAGCGGGTCAATCGGTGGCTCGAAGCGTTGTTCACGCATCGCCGGCCCCCGGCGCCGCGTCTCGAGCAGGCCATGCAGTACGGGGTGCTGGGGGGAGGAAAACGTCTGCGTCCAGTGCTGGTCTATGCCGCCGGGCGCGTGCTTGGCGCCAACGATGACGAGCTTGATGCGCCGGCGGCGGCGGTGGAGCTGATTCACGCCTACTCCCTGGTGCACGATGATCTTCCCGCCATGGATGACGACGACCTGCGTCGCGGCCTGCCGACGGTGCACAAGGCCTTCGACGAAGCCAGCGGCATTCTCGCCGGCGACGCTTTGCAAACCTTGGCCTTCGAGGCGCTGGCACGCCTCAAGCACCCGCGACTGGCGGCGATGATGACGACGCTGGCTTCCGCGGCGGGCCGCGACGGCATGGCGGCGGGCCAGGCGCTGGATCTAGAAGCGGTGGGCAGGAGCCTCGACGCGGACGCCCTGGCGGCCATGCACCGCTACAAGACCGGAGCGCTGATTCGCGCGGCGGTGCGCTTAGGCGCTCTGGTGGCGGTGGAGGTACAGGATCCTCGCCTGGCCGCCCTGGACGACTATGCCGCGGCGATCGGCCTGGCGTTTCAGATCCAGGACGATATCCTCGACGTGATCGGCGACACCCAGGTGCTGGGCAAGATATCCGGAGCCGACGCGGCCCGAGACAAGCCGACCTATCCGGCGCTGCTGGGGCTGGAGGCCGCCCGGACCAAGGCCGACGGGCTGCTGCAGGACGCCCTGGCCGCCCTTGTTCCCCTTGGCGAATCCGCCGCTCCCTTGACTAATCTGGCGCGTTACATGATCGAGCGTGACCACTGA
- a CDS encoding 1-deoxy-D-xylulose-5-phosphate synthase, translating into MKMFDAIPVERPTTPLLDTLETPAAIRRMNHAQLTQLADELRAYLLYSVGVSGGHFGAGLGVVELTVALHHALHTPEDRLVWDVGHQAYPHKILTGRRENMPSIRQYGGLAAFPRRLESEYDTFGVGHSSTSISAALGMALAAKSRGEKRRVCAVIGDGALTAGIAFEALAHAGHVDANLLVVLNDNEMSISENVGGMASYLARILTSRPYIQMRQGGKRVLSHLPGALELARRTEEHVKGMVSPANLFEELGFNYIGPIDGHDLSALVHTLGNMRDLDGPQFLHVRTRKGRGFQPAEVDPIGYHAITKLEKAPNTPKPSSKLAIEQPKPRSENLLCPKPRNDELLRPKPRNDELLRPKPRKYCNVFGDWLCDMAAADERLMGITPAMREGSDLIRFSQEYPQRYFDVAIAEQHAVTLAAGMACENLKPVVAIYSTFLQRGYDQLIHDVAVQHLDVTFAIDRAGLVGEDGPTHHGALDLTYLRCVPGMVVLAPADEAECRAMLSAAYHHPGPAAVRYPRGTGPGSDIPLHLEALPIGKAQLKREGRRIALLAFGSMNTPAEEVAERLDATHLNMRSIKPLDRDAVLAAARDHELVVTLEENVIAGGAGSAVNELLMGEGVLAQVLNLGLPDSFIEHGTPEELLAECGLDAKGIEVAIRQRLEAQQAS; encoded by the coding sequence ATGAAAATGTTCGACGCCATTCCCGTCGAGCGCCCGACGACGCCGCTGCTCGACACCCTGGAGACGCCGGCGGCGATACGACGCATGAACCACGCCCAGCTCACGCAGCTGGCGGACGAGCTGCGCGCCTATCTGCTGTACAGCGTGGGCGTCAGCGGTGGACATTTCGGCGCCGGCCTGGGGGTCGTGGAGCTGACCGTTGCCTTGCATCACGCCCTGCACACGCCGGAAGATCGGCTGGTATGGGACGTGGGCCACCAGGCCTATCCTCACAAGATTCTGACCGGACGCCGGGAGAACATGCCGAGCATCCGCCAGTACGGCGGTCTTGCTGCCTTTCCGCGTCGACTGGAATCCGAGTACGATACCTTCGGCGTGGGCCATTCCAGTACCTCCATCTCCGCCGCCCTGGGCATGGCGCTGGCGGCGAAAAGTCGCGGCGAGAAACGCCGTGTCTGCGCGGTGATCGGCGACGGCGCCCTGACCGCGGGCATCGCCTTCGAGGCCCTGGCGCATGCGGGGCACGTTGATGCCAACCTGCTGGTGGTGCTCAACGACAACGAGATGTCGATTTCGGAAAACGTCGGCGGCATGGCCAGCTACCTGGCGCGCATTCTCACCAGCCGGCCCTACATCCAGATGCGCCAGGGCGGCAAGCGAGTGCTCTCTCATCTGCCCGGCGCCTTGGAACTGGCTAGGCGTACTGAAGAGCACGTCAAGGGCATGGTCAGCCCGGCCAATCTGTTCGAGGAACTGGGATTCAACTATATCGGCCCTATCGACGGTCATGATCTGTCTGCGCTGGTGCATACTCTGGGGAACATGCGCGATCTGGACGGCCCGCAGTTCCTGCATGTCAGAACCCGTAAGGGGCGTGGCTTTCAGCCCGCGGAAGTCGATCCCATCGGCTACCACGCCATCACCAAGCTGGAGAAGGCGCCCAACACGCCCAAGCCGTCTTCCAAGCTCGCCATCGAGCAACCCAAACCCAGAAGCGAGAATTTATTGTGCCCGAAGCCGCGCAACGATGAATTATTGCGCCCGAAGCCGCGCAACGATGAATTATTGCGCCCGAAGCCGCGCAAATATTGCAACGTCTTCGGCGATTGGCTGTGCGATATGGCGGCGGCGGACGAGCGCCTGATGGGGATCACCCCGGCGATGCGCGAAGGCTCGGATCTGATTCGTTTCTCCCAGGAGTATCCACAGCGCTATTTCGACGTGGCCATCGCCGAGCAGCACGCGGTGACCCTGGCCGCCGGCATGGCCTGCGAAAACCTGAAACCGGTGGTGGCGATCTATTCGACCTTCCTGCAGCGCGGCTACGATCAGCTGATTCACGACGTGGCGGTGCAGCATCTGGATGTGACTTTCGCCATCGATCGCGCCGGGTTGGTCGGTGAAGACGGCCCCACTCATCACGGCGCTCTGGATCTTACCTATCTGCGCTGCGTGCCGGGCATGGTGGTGCTGGCACCGGCGGACGAGGCGGAGTGCCGCGCCATGCTCAGCGCCGCCTATCATCATCCGGGTCCGGCAGCGGTGCGCTACCCGCGGGGCACCGGACCCGGTAGCGACATCCCCTTGCATCTCGAAGCGCTGCCCATCGGCAAGGCGCAGTTGAAGCGCGAAGGCAGGCGAATCGCCCTGCTGGCCTTCGGCAGCATGAATACTCCGGCGGAAGAAGTGGCGGAGCGCCTGGATGCGACGCATCTCAACATGCGCTCGATCAAGCCGCTGGATCGCGACGCGGTGCTCGCGGCGGCGCGAGATCATGAGCTGGTGGTCACCCTGGAAGAAAACGTCATCGCCGGGGGCGCGGGCAGTGCAGTCAATGAGCTGCTGATGGGTGAAGGTGTGCTGGCTCAGGTGCTCAACCTGGGGCTGCCGGATAGCTTCATCGAGCACGGCACCCCCGAAGAACTGCTCGCGGAATGCGGGCTTGACGCGAAGGGTATCGAGGTCGCGATTCGTCAGCGTCTCGAGGCGCAGCAAGCCTCGTGA
- the djlA gene encoding co-chaperone DjlA: MLIVIVIGGVLGYLIGDFLGMLIGAGLGYWLVRRLRRSILGRLVQTQRQFLDSTFAVMGCLCKADGQVTRDELEMSMRLWERLRLNAQQRERAKAAFNRGKAPEFDLDAELATLRQVARGQHALLQMFLQVQLSAITADGKVHPAEQEMFLRVARGLGCSEAEIQQIEAMLRGGGAQAPGATSGLSLEDAYRVLGVDEDASDTEVKRAYRRLMSQNHPDKLAGKGLPESMREMAEERTREIGNAFELIKKTREQQTA, translated from the coding sequence ATGCTGATAGTTATTGTGATTGGCGGCGTGCTGGGATACCTGATCGGCGATTTCCTCGGAATGCTGATCGGTGCGGGGCTGGGCTACTGGCTCGTGCGTCGTCTGCGCCGCAGTATCTTGGGGAGGCTGGTGCAGACGCAACGGCAGTTTCTGGATTCCACTTTTGCGGTGATGGGCTGCCTGTGCAAGGCCGATGGCCAGGTCACTCGAGACGAGCTCGAGATGTCCATGCGACTGTGGGAGCGGCTGCGGTTGAACGCCCAGCAGCGCGAACGGGCCAAGGCGGCGTTCAATCGCGGCAAGGCGCCGGAATTCGATCTGGATGCGGAGCTTGCTACCCTGCGCCAGGTGGCCAGGGGGCAGCACGCGCTGCTGCAAATGTTTCTGCAGGTGCAGCTTTCGGCTATCACCGCGGATGGCAAGGTGCATCCGGCGGAGCAGGAGATGTTCCTGCGAGTCGCCAGGGGGCTGGGCTGTTCCGAGGCGGAAATCCAGCAGATCGAGGCCATGCTGCGGGGCGGCGGGGCGCAGGCTCCGGGAGCGACGTCCGGGCTATCTCTGGAAGACGCTTATCGCGTGCTGGGGGTCGATGAAGACGCCAGCGATACGGAGGTCAAGCGCGCCTATCGTCGTCTCATGAGCCAGAATCATCCGGACAAGCTGGCGGGGAAGGGGTTACCCGAGAGCATGCGCGAAATGGCAGAGGAGCGCACCCGTGAAATAGGCAATGCGTTTGAGTTGATCAAGAAGACCCGCGAACAGCAGACTGCCTGA
- a CDS encoding GreA/GreB family elongation factor, whose amino-acid sequence MSRAFVKEDDGDRPEAPLPDRPISQHPNLVTPQGLEKLKAKVLALKEERQSLSRQADMFAQGRLPEVARDLRYFEHRLSSAVVVDPARLSGEKIQIGCLVELEDEQGNTYHYRIVGEDEADPAKGLISWVSPLGTALMGQPEDEEVLWRRPDGPRRLIILSIDPRPADT is encoded by the coding sequence ATGAGTCGAGCATTCGTTAAGGAAGACGATGGCGATCGGCCGGAAGCGCCGCTGCCGGATCGTCCAATCAGCCAGCATCCCAACCTGGTCACGCCGCAGGGTTTGGAAAAGCTCAAGGCAAAGGTGCTGGCGCTGAAAGAGGAGCGTCAGTCGCTTAGCCGGCAGGCGGATATGTTCGCCCAGGGCAGGTTACCGGAAGTCGCTCGGGATCTGCGTTATTTCGAGCATCGTCTTTCCAGCGCCGTAGTGGTCGACCCAGCGCGGCTGAGTGGCGAAAAAATCCAGATTGGCTGCCTCGTCGAGCTCGAGGACGAGCAGGGAAACACTTATCACTACCGCATCGTCGGCGAGGACGAGGCGGATCCGGCCAAAGGCCTGATCAGTTGGGTATCGCCTCTGGGCACGGCGCTGATGGGCCAGCCGGAAGACGAGGAAGTGCTATGGCGGCGGCCGGATGGCCCGCGGCGGCTGATCATCCTGTCTATTGACCCGCGCCCCGCTGATACTTGA
- a CDS encoding amidase — protein MSEHYPQRGDSLDTLIQMIRQRRLSPRALAEQAIEAHRPALRAYAHWRPEKLRAQALVLGRKGRLQGIPVSVKDNIAVAGWPLEAGSGRALPAHLCQEGSVVAMLRRQGVVFSGKTQTVAFAFSSLGTSPQGEGPRNPWDLQRVCGGSSSGAAVSVIEGSARLALGTDTAGSVRVPAAMTGCVGLKTTVGRWPRAGVIPLSHSLDSLGLLAPRAADIVTGLAAFDPAPALKRIEAADLRELRIGLPKALLEATPTDPGIAESFHAALSELEARGARLVEVESQLLLEARALFREGGVVASELHQFLFTQMPTWLEGQDKELNLAMRSAANLPASAYLERLQTMTRLCRQADLALREIDVLVTPTTPLTPPTFASLTQPSVYIQGNARILDFTAFVNYLRLCAVSLPIGQDAAGMPTGLQLVASGFAEARLLAIALTVERALGEVHQRLGPLPFSDNNIQ, from the coding sequence ATGAGCGAACATTATCCGCAGCGGGGCGATTCCCTGGACACCTTGATACAGATGATTCGCCAACGTCGGCTCTCCCCCCGCGCGCTGGCGGAACAGGCCATCGAAGCTCACCGACCCGCGTTACGGGCCTACGCCCACTGGAGGCCGGAAAAACTGCGCGCCCAGGCACTCGTCTTGGGGAGGAAAGGCCGCTTGCAGGGCATTCCCGTCTCGGTCAAGGACAATATCGCCGTGGCGGGCTGGCCGCTGGAAGCCGGCAGCGGTCGAGCATTGCCCGCCCATTTGTGCCAGGAAGGCTCGGTAGTGGCGATGCTGCGTCGTCAGGGCGTGGTATTCAGCGGCAAGACTCAGACCGTCGCTTTCGCTTTTTCCAGCCTGGGCACTTCTCCGCAGGGTGAAGGGCCTCGCAACCCCTGGGATCTCCAACGGGTATGCGGCGGCTCTTCCAGCGGTGCGGCGGTCAGCGTTATCGAGGGCAGCGCCCGGCTGGCGTTAGGTACGGATACCGCCGGTTCCGTGCGCGTTCCCGCGGCGATGACCGGCTGCGTGGGCCTGAAGACTACCGTGGGGCGCTGGCCTCGGGCCGGCGTGATACCTCTCAGCCATAGCCTGGACAGCCTGGGACTGCTGGCCCCGCGAGCAGCGGATATCGTCACTGGTCTGGCGGCCTTCGATCCAGCGCCGGCGCTAAAGCGCATCGAAGCTGCCGATCTGAGGGAGCTGCGTATCGGACTACCCAAGGCATTGCTGGAGGCGACGCCTACCGATCCCGGGATCGCGGAAAGCTTCCATGCTGCCCTGAGCGAGTTGGAAGCGCGCGGCGCCCGACTGGTGGAGGTGGAGAGTCAGCTGCTGCTCGAGGCGAGGGCGCTGTTTAGGGAGGGCGGCGTGGTGGCTAGCGAATTGCACCAGTTTCTCTTCACCCAGATGCCGACGTGGCTCGAAGGTCAGGATAAGGAGTTGAACCTGGCTATGCGCAGCGCCGCCAACCTGCCGGCGAGCGCTTATCTCGAGCGCCTGCAAACGATGACTCGGCTTTGCCGCCAAGCGGATCTGGCTCTGCGCGAAATTGACGTGCTGGTCACGCCCACCACGCCATTGACGCCGCCGACTTTCGCCTCTCTGACGCAGCCGAGCGTCTATATTCAAGGCAACGCGCGCATTCTCGACTTCACGGCATTCGTCAATTACCTGCGTCTTTGTGCCGTCAGCCTGCCCATAGGGCAAGATGCCGCCGGCATGCCGACAGGGCTGCAACTGGTGGCGTCGGGCTTCGCCGAGGCCAGACTGCTCGCCATCGCCCTGACCGTGGAGCGAGCGCTGGGAGAGGTTCACCAGCGGCTTGGGCCGCTGCCGTTTTCTGATAACAACATTCAATAG
- a CDS encoding Na+/H+ antiporter NhaC family protein codes for MEFASLSLLPPLLAIALALLTRNVIPALFCGVWLGATMLNGWNPLIGLYASFKDFVIPSAGDEWSATVLIYCGLFGVLITLLQRTGGAQAIAKAISRKVGTARGAQGATMGLGVLIFFEDYFNALTVGSVMRPITDRMRVSREKLAYIVDSTSAPMCLLGPVSTWVVFVMGLIGTQLDALEISGSEYVTYLTTIPLNFYAWLALGMILFIVVTQRDFGPMAAAEERARSTGKLLADDAQPPSDRAVTEMQGVPEESSRKRNMLVPILVLVGLIPPLFLWTGNFPENDLVIAIGEAEGGLSILLATFIAVVVGFAMGMQQKLFDFREAMELFVMGIKSMTLVYIILILAWSIGSVTSSLGTADYLVALVQQGVPPSLIPVLLFLLGGLVAFTTGTSYGTFAIMIPIAMPVAMALDISLALAVAAVLSGGIFGDHCSPISDTTILSSAGSSCDHIDHVRTQLPYALCTGVSAIVAFFLAGLVPGIVALAGGLATLLILAYGLNRLWSTRSATREAS; via the coding sequence ATGGAATTCGCAAGCCTTTCCCTGTTGCCGCCGCTGCTGGCCATCGCCCTGGCGCTGTTGACGCGCAATGTCATTCCCGCGCTGTTCTGCGGTGTCTGGCTGGGGGCCACCATGCTCAACGGCTGGAATCCGCTGATCGGGCTATACGCCAGTTTCAAGGATTTCGTGATTCCCAGCGCCGGCGACGAATGGAGCGCCACGGTGCTGATCTACTGCGGGCTGTTCGGTGTGCTGATCACGCTCTTGCAGCGTACCGGGGGCGCCCAGGCCATCGCCAAGGCGATTTCTCGCAAGGTCGGTACCGCTCGCGGCGCTCAGGGAGCCACCATGGGCCTCGGTGTGCTGATCTTCTTCGAGGATTACTTCAATGCGCTGACCGTGGGCAGCGTGATGCGCCCGATCACCGATCGCATGCGGGTGTCCCGGGAAAAGCTTGCCTATATCGTCGATTCCACCTCCGCCCCCATGTGTTTGCTGGGGCCGGTGTCCACCTGGGTGGTATTCGTCATGGGACTGATCGGCACCCAGCTCGATGCGCTGGAAATCTCCGGCTCCGAATACGTGACCTATCTGACGACGATTCCGCTGAATTTCTATGCCTGGCTGGCCCTGGGCATGATTCTGTTCATCGTGGTGACCCAGCGGGATTTCGGCCCCATGGCGGCGGCGGAGGAACGCGCTCGCAGCACCGGCAAGCTGCTGGCGGACGACGCCCAGCCGCCTTCCGATCGGGCGGTGACGGAAATGCAAGGCGTGCCGGAAGAGAGTTCGCGCAAGCGCAACATGCTGGTGCCGATTCTGGTGCTGGTAGGGCTGATTCCGCCGCTGTTCCTGTGGACCGGCAATTTTCCCGAGAACGATCTGGTCATCGCGATAGGCGAAGCGGAAGGCGGGCTGTCGATCCTGCTGGCCACCTTTATTGCGGTGGTTGTGGGGTTTGCCATGGGCATGCAGCAGAAGCTCTTCGATTTTCGCGAAGCCATGGAGCTCTTCGTGATGGGCATCAAGAGCATGACTCTGGTGTATATCATCCTGATTCTCGCCTGGTCCATCGGCAGCGTGACCTCGAGCCTGGGCACCGCAGACTATCTGGTCGCCCTGGTACAGCAGGGCGTGCCGCCCAGCCTGATCCCGGTGCTGCTGTTCCTGCTCGGCGGCCTGGTGGCCTTCACCACTGGCACTTCCTACGGCACCTTCGCCATCATGATCCCTATCGCCATGCCGGTGGCGATGGCCTTGGACATATCGTTGGCGCTAGCGGTGGCGGCGGTGCTCAGCGGCGGTATCTTCGGCGATCACTGCTCGCCGATTTCCGATACCACCATCCTGTCTTCCGCAGGTTCCTCCTGTGACCATATCGATCACGTACGCACCCAGCTGCCCTATGCGCTATGCACCGGCGTCAGCGCCATAGTGGCGTTTTTCCTGGCGGGTCTGGTGCCGGGCATAGTGGCACTGGCGGGTGGATTGGCGACGCTGCTGATACTGGCCTATGGCCTGAATCGGCTATGGAGCACGCGCTCGGCGACGCGGGAGGCGTCCTGA
- the trhA gene encoding PAQR family membrane homeostasis protein TrhA, with protein sequence MTPSTHSDRHLNSNEYSVVEELWHSISHGIGALLSLVGMVVLIILASLMAPTDAWTLVGVSLYGTTLVLLYSASTLYHAARQPRWKRLFKLLDHCAIYTLIAGTYTPFLLVNLRGSLGWTLFGVVWSLALGGIVLKLIWPQRFGVLRVAIYLIMGWLILVAAGEMSQHLTSITIALLVAGGITYTLGVIFYAIPAIPFHHTIWHFFVLGGSVCHYFAVYTALMR encoded by the coding sequence ATGACGCCATCGACTCATTCGGATCGCCATTTGAATAGCAATGAGTACAGCGTCGTCGAGGAACTGTGGCACAGCATCAGCCACGGTATCGGCGCGCTGCTGAGCCTCGTCGGCATGGTGGTGTTGATCATCCTGGCAAGCCTGATGGCACCAACGGATGCCTGGACCCTCGTCGGCGTGAGTCTTTACGGCACTACCCTGGTGCTTCTCTATAGCGCCTCGACGCTTTATCACGCGGCGCGGCAACCGCGCTGGAAACGCCTGTTCAAGCTGCTCGACCACTGTGCCATCTATACCCTGATCGCCGGCACCTATACGCCCTTCCTGCTGGTCAATCTGCGCGGTTCGCTAGGTTGGACGCTCTTCGGGGTGGTGTGGAGCCTGGCGCTGGGCGGCATTGTTCTCAAGCTGATCTGGCCGCAGCGCTTTGGCGTGTTGCGGGTGGCGATCTATCTGATCATGGGCTGGCTGATCCTGGTCGCTGCCGGCGAGATGAGCCAGCATCTCACCTCCATCACGATCGCCCTGCTGGTCGCCGGCGGCATCACCTATACCTTGGGAGTGATCTTCTACGCCATCCCGGCCATTCCCTTTCATCACACCATCTGGCACTTCTTCGTGCTGGGCGGCAGCGTCTGCCATTACTTCGCCGTCTATACGGCACTGATGCGTTGA